A DNA window from Capnocytophaga sp. ARDL2 contains the following coding sequences:
- a CDS encoding deoxyhypusine synthase family protein, whose protein sequence is MMKGPISQFIEHNYRHFNAAALVDAAKGYETHLLEGGKMLVSLGGAMSTAELGVSLAEMIRQDKVHIISCTGANLEEDVMNLVAHSHYKRIPNYRDLTPEQERELLDNHYNRVTDTCIPEEEAFRRLQKHLEDVWQKAEANGERYFPHEFLYQVVNSGVLEQYYEIDPKDSWIVAAAEKNLPIVCPGWEDSTTGNIFASNVIKGKLQASTVKNGIEYMIYLTEWYRTNSEGKGVGFFQIGGGISGDFPICVVPMMYQDLEWEDVPFWSYFCQISDSTTSYGSYSGAVPNEKITWGKLDVDTPKFVIESDATIVAPLVFAWVLGQ, encoded by the coding sequence ATTATGAAAGGACCAATCAGTCAATTTATCGAACACAACTACAGACACTTCAATGCAGCAGCTTTGGTAGATGCAGCAAAAGGATATGAAACCCACTTATTGGAAGGTGGAAAAATGTTGGTTTCTCTTGGAGGAGCTATGTCAACAGCAGAATTGGGAGTATCTTTGGCAGAAATGATTCGTCAAGACAAAGTGCATATCATTTCATGTACAGGAGCAAACTTGGAAGAGGATGTGATGAATTTGGTAGCTCATTCTCACTACAAAAGAATTCCTAATTACAGAGATTTGACACCAGAGCAAGAAAGAGAATTGCTTGACAACCACTACAACCGTGTTACAGATACTTGTATTCCAGAAGAAGAGGCTTTCCGTAGATTGCAAAAACACTTGGAAGATGTATGGCAAAAAGCTGAAGCAAACGGTGAGCGTTATTTTCCACACGAATTTTTATATCAAGTAGTAAACTCTGGAGTGTTGGAGCAATATTACGAAATCGACCCTAAAGATTCTTGGATTGTAGCAGCAGCTGAGAAAAACTTGCCAATCGTGTGTCCAGGGTGGGAAGATTCTACAACAGGAAATATATTTGCATCGAATGTAATCAAAGGAAAATTACAAGCATCGACTGTAAAAAATGGTATCGAATACATGATTTATCTTACTGAATGGTACAGAACAAATTCGGAAGGAAAAGGAGTTGGATTCTTCCAAATCGGAGGAGGAATTTCTGGAGATTTCCCTATCTGTGTTGTGCCAATGATGTATCAAGATTTGGAATGGGAAGATGTACCATTCTGGTCATATTTCTGTCAGATTTCAGATTCAACTACCTCGTACGGTTCCTATTCTGGAGCAGTACCAAACGAAAAAATCACTTGGGGTAAACTTGATGTAGATACACCAAAATTTGTGATTGAATCAGATGCTACTATTGTAGCACCATTGGTATTTGCGTGGGTTTTGGGACAATAA
- a CDS encoding arginine decarboxylase, producing the protein MNTKYFDLINQTFYFPQEEFTLNKDNLMFHNIDLMKLVEQYGTPLKFTYLPQISNNINKAKGWFRKAMDKRKYEGKYYYCYCTKSSHFEYVMNEAFKNDIHVETSSAFDINIVENLLESGKINKKTFVLCNGFKRDQYIENIARLINNGHKNTIPIIDNYEELDLLQEQIKGKFNIGIRIASEEEPKFEFYTSRLGIGYKNILPFYRKNIAENNNVEMKMLHFFINTGIRDTAYYWNELNKCLKVYTSLKKECPTLDSLNIGGGFPIKNSLNFDYDYAYMVDEIINQIQMACEEADVPVPNIFTEFGSFTVGESGGAIYQVLYQKQQNDREKWNMIDSSFITTLPDTWAINKRFIMLAVNRWNDSYERVLLGGLTCDSDDYYNSEQNWNAIYLPKFNKDKPLYIGFFNTGAYQETIGGQGGIHHCLIPQPKHILIDRDENGILATEVFSEQQTAEDVLKILGYNKKEK; encoded by the coding sequence ATGAATACAAAATATTTTGACCTAATCAATCAAACATTTTACTTCCCTCAGGAAGAATTCACTTTAAATAAAGACAATTTGATGTTTCATAACATCGACTTGATGAAATTGGTGGAACAATACGGTACTCCATTGAAATTCACTTATTTGCCTCAAATTTCAAACAACATCAACAAAGCGAAAGGTTGGTTTAGAAAAGCGATGGACAAACGCAAATACGAAGGTAAATACTACTACTGCTATTGTACCAAAAGTTCGCATTTTGAGTATGTGATGAACGAGGCGTTTAAAAACGATATTCATGTAGAAACTTCGTCTGCTTTTGACATCAATATTGTAGAAAACTTATTGGAAAGTGGAAAAATCAACAAGAAAACTTTCGTTTTGTGCAATGGTTTCAAACGCGACCAGTACATCGAAAACATCGCTCGATTGATTAACAACGGACATAAAAATACCATTCCAATCATCGATAATTACGAAGAATTGGACTTGTTGCAAGAGCAAATCAAAGGAAAATTCAACATTGGTATTCGCATCGCCTCTGAGGAAGAACCAAAATTTGAATTCTATACTTCTCGTTTGGGGATAGGATACAAAAACATTTTGCCTTTCTACAGAAAAAACATTGCAGAAAACAACAATGTAGAAATGAAAATGTTGCATTTCTTTATAAACACAGGTATCAGAGACACAGCCTATTACTGGAACGAATTAAACAAATGTTTGAAAGTTTATACCAGTTTGAAAAAAGAATGCCCTACATTGGACAGCTTGAACATTGGAGGTGGATTTCCTATCAAAAATTCATTGAATTTTGATTATGACTACGCCTATATGGTAGATGAAATCATCAATCAAATACAAATGGCATGTGAAGAAGCAGATGTACCTGTGCCAAATATTTTCACGGAATTTGGTTCGTTTACCGTAGGAGAATCTGGTGGTGCCATTTACCAAGTATTGTATCAAAAACAACAAAACGACCGTGAAAAATGGAATATGATTGATTCGTCATTTATCACGACTTTACCAGATACTTGGGCTATAAACAAAAGATTTATCATGTTGGCAGTCAATCGTTGGAATGATTCGTATGAAAGAGTATTATTAGGAGGATTAACTTGTGATTCAGACGATTACTATAATTCTGAACAAAACTGGAATGCAATCTATTTACCAAAGTTCAATAAAGACAAACCTCTTTATATAGGTTTTTTCAACACGGGAGCCTATCAAGAAACCATTGGAGGTCAAGGAGGTATACACCATTGTCTAATTCCACAACCAAAACACATCTTAATCGACCGTGATGAAAATGGAATTTTGGCAACCGAAGTGTTCTCAGAACAACAAACAGCAGAAGATGTATTAAAAATTTTAGGATATAATAAAAAAGAAAAATAA